From Vanessa cardui chromosome 29, ilVanCard2.1, whole genome shotgun sequence, a single genomic window includes:
- the LOC124541825 gene encoding fatty acyl-CoA reductase 1-like: MTFLEDRDLADVPNIPEYYKGKTIFITGGSGFMGKVLIEKLLYSCTDLDRIYLLLRSKKNVTPEERLLAIYKSNVCFDRLRKEKPGVFESKVFFIAGDISETGLGISDEDRTLIVNRTHIIYHAAASVRFDDSLKTATRLNLIGTKEVMELATEVRNLECLIHVSTAYSNTNRDPIEEVMYPPHVDWRDMLQVCEQFDDHTLQVLTPKYIGELPNTYVFTKQLAEHVVYEYKGKLPVVIIRPSIVISSYKDPFPGWIDNFNGPTGILVGCGKGILRTLYSSPDMIMDYVPVDFTIRSCIVASWIRGTKVVEPTDDIPIYNSCAGKLKNITLQELVDIGKEIVEAVPLDNMIWTYHVTVTKSLFMFNVYAMILHTIPAIFVDFLLTIFGKKPMLLKIQRRVYVSNLALQYFLIQQWTFSNKNLINLRSKIKQEDHDDFYYEIENIDKYEFFKQSCATGRKYLLKEKDENLPKARIHHQRVQFLDKLLKCVFYGLLFWWIINTNFIKNLFTS, from the exons ATGACGTTTCTGGAAGACAGAGATTTGGCAGACGTTCCGAATATTCCAGAATATTATAAAGGAAAAACGATATTCATCACCGGTGGATCGG gttTTATGGGAAAAGTCTTGATTGAAAAATTGCTGTATTCGTGTACGGATCTAGACAGAATCTACTTACTTCTCAGAAGCAAGAAAAATGTCACTCCAGAAGAAAGATTATTggcaatatataaatcaaat GTG TGTTTCGATCGGCTACGCAAAGAAAAGCCTGGAGTATTCGAGTCAAAAGTATTTTTCATCGCCGGAGACATTTCGGAAACTGGATTag GTATATCAGATGAAGATAGGACACTGATTGTTAATAGAACACACATTATATACCACGCAGCGGCGAGTGTCag ATTTGACGATTCGTTAAAAACAGCAACAAGGCTTAACTTGATCGGAACTAAAGAGGTCATGGAATTAGCGACGGAAGTTCGTAATTTAGAG tgccTCATCCATGTATCGACCGCGTATTCGAACACGAACCGCGACCCCATTGAGGAAGTGATGTATCCTCCACACGTGGACTGGCGTGATATGCTCCAAGTTTGCGAGCAATTTGACGATCATACTTTACAAGTTTTGACACCTAA ATATATCGGGGAACTACCAAATACTTATGTATTTACCAAACAATTGGCAGAACACGTAGTTTATGAATACAAAGGAAAGTTACCTGTTGTAATAATCAGGCCGTCAATAG TGATATCCAGTTATAAGGATCCATTTCCTGGATGGATCGACAACTTCAACGGTCCGACTGGAATATTAGTGGGCTGTGGGAAAG gAATACTCCGTACACTCTACTCGAGCCCAGACATGATCATGGATTACGTACCAGTTGACTTCACCATCAGATCCTGCATCGTAGCCTCGTGGATAAGAGGCACGAAAGT GGTTGAACCCACAGACGATATACCAATATACAACAGCTGTGCTGGAAAACTGAAGAACATAACTTTGCAGGAGCTCGTCGATATTGGAAAAGAGATTGTGGAGGCTGTACCGCTTGACAATATGATATGGACCTACCACGTGACCGTTACTAAgtcattatttatgtttaatgtttat GCTATGATTTTGCACACGATACCGGctatatttgttgatttcttACTAACGATATTCGGAAAGAAGCCTAT GTTGTTAAAGATCCAACGACGAGTTTACGTATCAAACCTCGCTCTCCAGTACTTTTTGATTCAGCAATGGACTTTCAGCaacaaaaacttaataaatctcCGTTCGAAGATCAAACAAGAGGACCATGACGACTTCTACTATGAAATCGAAAACATTGACAAATATGAATTCTTTAAGCAAAGTTGTGCGACTGGcaggaaatatttattaaaagaaaaagatgAGAATCTACCTAAGGCGAGGATACATCATCAAAG GGTCCAGTTTTTGGATAAGCTACTGAAATGCGTTTTCTACGGTTTGCTATTTTGGTGGATAATCAATACGAATTTCATTAAGAACCTGTTCACGTCATAG